In Dermacentor variabilis isolate Ectoservices chromosome 11, ASM5094787v1, whole genome shotgun sequence, one genomic interval encodes:
- the LOC142564059 gene encoding acetylcholinesterase-like isoform X2 — MMQATSVLVPILFAGLLSAMPHDMHVERVTTLGRVRGKLVRSLGKDVEEYRGIPFAEPPVGNLRFRPPKPKVAWEGTLDATARSTACHQVTVPGITLDGATVTEDCLHLNVWVPQSTENITSGRPVLVWIHGGGLTFGSANQAIYNGSVLAALTDMLVVSMNYRLGILGFMNANSPEAPGNVGYMDQNMALKWVYRNIRCFGGDRKRVTLFGESAGSTSTHAQILSPMSQGLFKRAVLLSGSMYSIDTLDTVKESMAKGDKVANVVGCSVGARISMSSHPKEIVNCMRSMPADVLFNVSVNVVAPKFAPFSPTYHNEFFPRNPLVAVRRGFFSPVDVIAGITSDEAAGLLLIPPKPELLVEDLNCSKTKGLTDSLRDALWKFVKADLPVVLKKYTDEVPEGDKNALRRQYIDYISDRLFNCPVQFFAEQHSKRCNKVFAYVFAHRQSKYPLPRWMRAPHGFDLPFVFGHPYAEDPDSVDGRLSKAFIRILASFSENGIPELPKRKKWPQYTSSSPTMMLIDKGHFNVTQGFRSKYCERWRSLY; from the exons ATGATGCAAGCCACATCAGTACTGGTGCCCATTTTGTTTGCCGGCCTGCTGAGCGCCATGCCTCACGACATGCACGTCGAGAGGGTGACCACACTGGGAAGAGTTCGCGGGAAATTAGTGCGCTCTCTGGGCAAGGATGTTGAGGAGTACCGTGGCATTCCGTTCGCCGAACCACCAGTTGGCAACCTCCGGTTCCGGCCTCCAAAGCCTAAGGTGGCCTGGGAAGGCACTCTAGACGCCACTGCAAGGTCTACTGCTTGTCATCAG GTGACTGTACCTGGGATCACGCTAGACGGCGCTACTGTAACAGAGGACTGCCTGCACCTCAACGTCTGGGTCCCCCAAAGCACCGAGAACATTACCTCTGGCCGACCTGTCCTAGTCTGGATCCATGGAGGAGGCCTCACATTTGGCAGCGCCAATCAAGCCATCTACAATGGATCCGTGCTCGCTGCGCTTACTGATATGCTAGTCGTCTCAATGAACTATCGGCTTGGCATCCTGGGCTTCATGAACGCGAACTCTCCTGAAGCACCGGGTAACGTCGGCTACATGGATCAGAACATGGCTCTGAAATGGGTGTATAGAAATATCAGATGCTTCGGAGGAGATCGAAAGCGAGTTACTTTATTTGGTGAGAGCGCAGGGTCAACCAGCACGCATGCGCAAATCTTGTCGCCGATGAGCCAGGGCCTTTTCAAGAGGGCCGTGCTGTTGAGTGGCAGTATGTACAGTATCGATACGTTGGACACTGTCAAAGAAAGCATGGCAAAGGGCGACAAAGTGGCGAATGTTGTCGGCTGCTCCGTAGGAGCAAGGATCAGTATGTCGTCCCATCCAAAAGAGATTGTCAATTGCATGCGAAGCATGCCGGCAGATGTGCTCTTCAACGTTTCTGTGAACGTCGTAGCCCCAAAATTTGCTCCCTTCAGCCCCACCTACCACAACGAGTTCTTTCCCCGGAATCCTCTGGTGGCCGTGAGACGCGGTTTCTTCTCGCCAGTCGACGTAATAGCTGGCATAACCTCAGACGAAGCGGCTGGCCTCCTCCTGATTCCACCGAAACCAGAGCTCTTGGTTGAAGATCTCAACTGCTCAAAAACAAAAGGGCTCACTGATTCTCTTCGGGATGCACTATGGAAGTTTGTGAAAGCAGACCTACCGGTCGTGCTAAAGAAATACACGGATGAGGTGCCTGAAGGCGACAAGAACGCACTGAGGCGACAATACATTGACTACATATCTGACAGGCTGTTCAACTGCCCTGTGCAGTTCTTTGCAGAGCAACATAGCAAAAGGTGCAACAAGGTGTTCGCTTACGTGTTCGCCCATAGGCAGTCGAAGTACCCACTCCCGCGATGGATGAGGGCCCCGCATGGCTTTGATTTACCATTTGTATTCGGTCATCCCTACGCAGAAGACCCCGATTCAGTGGATGGGCGCTTAAGCAAGGCCTTTATAAGGATACTAGCAAGCTTCAGTGAAAATGG cattcCTGAACTAccgaagagaaagaaatggccaCAGTACACCAGTTCCTCGCCAACAATGATGCTGATCGACAAGGGACACTTCAATGTGACGCAAGGATTCCGATCTAAGTACTGCGAGCGCTGGAGGTCACTgtattaa